The Prosthecobacter fusiformis genomic sequence GCCGTGTTTGGATGAAAGAAACCGTTTTAATTCTAAGCCCGGACGGGATGAGAAATAATCTTCATCCCGCTACACAAAATCCTCGTATCCTTTCAGCCTCTCGCTAACCTTGCCAACCGTGATCATAAATAGGACCAGGGGCTTTTGGAGCGCGCTCATCATCAGCGTCGCAGGAACTGCCGTCTTCGCTGCGGAGCCGGTAAAAGTGACCCTCAAAAACGGTGCCCAGGTGCAGGGTGAAATCCTGCGTGAGCGGGATGATGTGGTCATGCTGGACCTAGGCTTTACAATCCTGAACATCCCCAGTGCTGAAATCGCTCTCAAGGAAAAAGCCGGAGAGCAAAAGCAGGCCCGTGCCAGCAAGGCTGAAGGGGAGGACATGTATTTCGTGGAGCCAGGACGTGAGCCGTTGGCCATGGATAAGAATGTCCTGCGTGTGGGAGAGGCCGTGGTTCAGATCCAGACTTCCTCCGGCCTCGGGTCCGGTTTCATCATCAATAAGCTGGGTCACGTCGTGACCAACCAGCACGTCATCGCCGGGGAGCGGGAAATCTCCGTGGTGGTCTATCGCATGAAGAATGGCGGCCTGGAAAAGCAGGTCTTCCCCAAGGTGAAAATCATCGCCATGAACGGCTTCCTGGATCTGGCCATTTTGCAGATTGATGATCCGGCGGCGAAGAAGTTGCCTTTCGTCCCGCTTGGTGATTCGGACATTCTCACCCAGGGGCAGGCGGTGTTTGCCATCGGCAGTCCGCTGGGCCTGGAACGTTCCGTTTCCCAGGGCATCGTCAGCGTGCGTGCCCGTGAGACGCGCG encodes the following:
- a CDS encoding S1C family serine protease; the encoded protein is MIINRTRGFWSALIISVAGTAVFAAEPVKVTLKNGAQVQGEILRERDDVVMLDLGFTILNIPSAEIALKEKAGEQKQARASKAEGEDMYFVEPGREPLAMDKNVLRVGEAVVQIQTSSGLGSGFIINKLGHVVTNQHVIAGEREISVVVYRMKNGGLEKQVFPKVKIIAMNGFLDLAILQIDDPAAKKLPFVPLGDSDILTQGQAVFAIGSPLGLERSVSQGIVSVRARETRGAWSIQSTTQINPGNSGGPLFNARGEVVGVNNMKLAGVGVEGLGFSIPANLLKLFLKNRDAFAFDPRNPNSGFRYLSPPAPAKTQSQSPATPSLQP